A genomic region of Roseateles amylovorans contains the following coding sequences:
- a CDS encoding ABC transporter ATP-binding protein, whose protein sequence is MNPLIEARHLGLHYGRKAALQDLNFSIAPGRVVGLLGHNGAGKTTLMKTLVGLKRAQGELKVLGLDPVTQRGDLLSSLCYIPDVAVLPRWAKVSELVTLMGGLQPKFSAERAHALLRRTSVGLNDKVKHLSKGMVTQLHLALIAAIDARLMILDEPTLGLDVMSRKSFYEMLIDEWCDGERSVLISTHQVEEVESLLSDVMMLDEGRLVLNISLEEMDSRFVALSHDPEAAEAVAAGHPLLRYRMAGRPAALFDGVPPETVAHLGQRVRPSLVDLFMALTRKPEIQPREG, encoded by the coding sequence ATGAATCCATTGATTGAGGCCCGCCACCTGGGCCTTCACTACGGCCGCAAGGCCGCCTTGCAGGACCTGAACTTCAGCATCGCCCCGGGACGGGTCGTCGGGCTGCTCGGCCACAACGGCGCCGGCAAGACCACCCTGATGAAAACCCTGGTCGGCCTCAAGCGCGCCCAAGGCGAATTGAAGGTGCTGGGCCTGGACCCGGTCACCCAGCGCGGCGACCTGCTCAGCTCACTCTGCTACATCCCCGACGTGGCCGTGCTGCCTCGCTGGGCGAAAGTGTCCGAACTGGTCACGCTGATGGGCGGGCTGCAGCCGAAGTTCTCGGCCGAGCGGGCCCACGCCCTGCTGCGGCGCACCTCCGTCGGGCTGAATGACAAGGTCAAGCACCTGTCCAAGGGCATGGTGACCCAGTTGCATCTGGCGCTGATCGCGGCCATCGACGCCCGGCTGATGATCCTGGACGAACCCACGCTCGGCCTGGATGTGATGTCGCGCAAGAGCTTCTACGAGATGCTCATCGACGAATGGTGTGACGGCGAACGCAGCGTGCTGATCTCCACCCATCAGGTTGAAGAAGTCGAATCCCTGCTGTCCGACGTGATGATGCTGGACGAAGGCCGGCTGGTGCTCAACATCAGCCTGGAAGAAATGGACTCCCGCTTCGTGGCGCTCTCCCACGACCCCGAAGCGGCGGAAGCCGTCGCGGCAGGGCATCCGCTGTTGCGATACCGAATGGCGGGCCGGCCGGCCGCGCTGTTCGACGGCGTTCCACCGGAGACGGTGGCCCATCTCGGCCAGCGGGTGCGACCCAGCCTGGTCGACCTGTTCATGGCCCTGACCCGCAAGCCGGAAATCCAGCCCCGCGAGGGCTGA
- a CDS encoding GntR family transcriptional regulator codes for MHSWNDHAPIYQQLADQLAAQLLDGDPHEGEAMPSVRALASRYVINPLTVSRALQALVDGGLLESRRGMGMYVRGGARERLLRSERDQFLQDEWPRLRAKLRRLGLSANDLNWEDA; via the coding sequence ATGCACAGCTGGAACGATCACGCGCCGATCTACCAGCAGCTCGCGGACCAACTGGCCGCGCAGTTGCTGGATGGCGATCCCCATGAAGGCGAGGCCATGCCGTCGGTCCGGGCGCTGGCCAGCCGCTATGTCATCAATCCGCTCACCGTGAGCCGTGCCCTCCAGGCGCTGGTCGACGGCGGCCTGCTGGAAAGCCGGCGCGGCATGGGGATGTATGTCCGCGGCGGCGCCCGCGAGCGCCTGCTGCGTTCCGAGCGGGACCAATTCCTGCAAGACGAATGGCCACGATTGCGAGCGAAACTCCGCCGCCTCGGCCTGAGCGCGAATGATCTGAATTGGGAGGACGCATGA